In Drosophila teissieri strain GT53w chromosome 2R, Prin_Dtei_1.1, whole genome shotgun sequence, the following proteins share a genomic window:
- the LOC122614700 gene encoding general odorant-binding protein 68, which translates to MKGAILLSFFSLIWWAGGIKIDCENTEAVNEEHIHYCCKHPDGHNDVIEGCAKQTNFTLASQNEEALVDITADRAIRGTCFGKCVFSKLNLMKDNALDMDAVRSLFTDRFSDDPEYVKEMINAFDHCHGKSEENTSMFLSKPIFKQMSQHFCDPKSSVVLACVIRQFFHNCPADRWSKTKECEDTLAFSRKCQDSLATL; encoded by the exons ATGAAGGGCGCCATTTTGTTGAGTTTTTTCAGCCTCATTTGG TGGGCTGGTGGAATCAAAATTGATTGCGAGAATACGGAGGCCGTCAATGAGGAGCACATCCACTACTGCTGCAAGCATCCCGACGGGCACAACGATGTCATCGAAGGATGTGCCAAGCAGACCAACTTCACACTGGCCAGTCAAAACGAGGAGGCACTGGTGGACATCACGGCGGACCGCGCCATCCGTGGCACCTGTTTCGGCAAATGCGTCTTCAGCAAGTTGAACCTGATGAAGGACAACGCCTTGGACATGGATGCCGTGCGCAGTTTGTTCACTGACAGGTTCTCCGACGATCCGGAATATGTCAAGGAGATGATCAACGCCTTTGATCACTGTCACGGCAAAA GTGAGGAGAATACCTCCATGTTCCTGTCGAAGCCCATCTTCAAGCAAATGTCGCAGCACTTCTGCGATCCCAAGTCCAGCGTCGTCCTGGCCTGCGTCATCCGCCAGTTCTTCCACAACTGTCCGGCGGACCGCTGGTCCAAGACCAAGGAGTGCGAGGACACGCTGGCCTTCAGCAGGAAGTGCCAGGACTCGCTGGCCACTTTGTAA
- the LOC122612939 gene encoding odorant-binding protein 59a: MPFPSGIYKWTQLLLHSVPKMKQLTLLLLCLSCTYALKCRSQEGLGEAELKRTVRSCMRRQDDDDGDRGRGGQGRPGNGYEYGYGMDQDEEQDRNPGNRGGYGNRRQRGLRQSDGRNHTSSDGGQCVAQCFFEQMNMVDGSGMPDRRKVSYLLTKDLRDRELRNFFTDTVQQCFRYLESNGRGTRHHKCTVARELVKCMSEYAKAQCEDWQEHGSMLFN, from the exons ATGCCATTCCCGAGTGGTATATATAAGTGGACtcagctgctcctccattCAGTTCCCAAGATGAAACAGTtgacgctgctgctgctttgccTGAGCTGCACCTACGCACTGAAGTGCAGATCCCAGGAGGGATTAGGTGAAGCGGAGCTCAAGCGAACTGTGCGCAGCTGCATGCGTCGccaggacgacgacgacggggATCGAGGACGCGGTGGACAGGGCCGGCCAGGGAATGGGTATGAGTACGGTTACGGCATGGAccaggatgaggagcaggaCAGGAATCCGGGCAACAGGGGCGGCTATGGCAATCGCAGGCAGCGCGGATTAAGGCAATCGGATGGAAGGAACCACACCAGCAGCGATGGAGGTCAGTGTGTGGCCCAGTGCTTTTTCGAGCAGATGAACATG GTGGATGGCAGTGGGATGCCCGATCGGCGCAAGGTGAGCTATCTGCTGACCAAGGACCTGCGGGATCGGGAGCTGCGCAACTTCTTCACGGACACCGTGCAGCAGTGCTTCCGGTATCTGGAGAGCAACGGCAGGGGCACCAGGCACCACAAGTGCACGGTGGCCCGGGAGCTGGTCAAGTGCATGTCGGAGTACGCGAAGGCGCAGTGCGAGGATTGGCAGGAGCACGGCAGCATGCTCTTCAACTAG
- the LOC122612937 gene encoding dynein regulatory complex subunit 2 — MGKKGKGKGNKLAKMSEEERARYLQMRADMEEETRRRKMQLISMYMKNKLKREDAFGRLNMAKINQEWRSILRQVKIQELRREIVDVESFFQEALKRKDQVIHRLIAHIESTEDMYANLQQSHMENITRIVDTHRDRIEFFRTIYEDDKQAVLSQWEQDSAVFKEMHAQKQQQLECVFYQLEENTDGGIRGNHERFLDRCEDLKSGMQLQLEQITSRGEARLEKLWQEYQAVLAGYCQHIEGFYSEYVDLKQRDEEAALQISQQTHEIEHLVDQLANLRLVSEEFYLKQQGQLEQRQAIKQQLTERLRELRTCVEQEVSSDHQLFKLMSVESYHALEFLQETVAKGETLAQLSAVCAKMETQRERMFQLPEISREIIEIRDIQEPGDGSLADPATDLLKDEVAVVPQMESFWRRVNNVAVDVACLKQQKRRLEAENSQLKAQLQDYLVNLNIAHGSNSHVHAYLARRPKSMSVDRVSRLQLQPKLVKSAQPTGRRRPPAPTPPTPPTFHLHPGRSRAPAFEANLSNVVRSRTLARGKMNLARME, encoded by the exons atGGGCAAAAAGGGTAAAGGCAAAGGCAATAAACTGGCCAAGATGTCCGAGGAGGAGCGGGCCAGGTATCTGCAAATGAGGGCCGACATGGAGGAGGAGACGAGACGCCGCAAAATGCAGCTCATTTCCATGTACATGAAG AACAAACTGAAAAGGGAGGATGCTTTTGGGCGACTCAACATGGCGAAAATCAACCAGGAGTGGCGCAGCATTTTGCGCCAGGTGAAAATCCAGGAGCTGCGCCGCGAGATCGTCGACGTGGAGTCCTTCTTCCAGGAGGCTCTGAAGCGCAAGGATCAGGTGATCCACCGCCTCATTGCTCACATCGAGTCCACCGAGGACATGTACGCCAATCTGCAGCAGTCGCACATGGAGAACATCACCAGGATCGTCG ATACCCATAGAGATCGCATCGAGTTCTTCCGCACGATCTACGAGGACGACAAGCAGGCGGTGCTGAGCCAGTGGGAGCAGGACTCCGCCGTGTTCAAGGAGATGCACGcccagaagcagcagcagctggagtgCGTCTTCTATCAGCTGGAGGAGAACACGGATGGCGGCATTCGGGGCAACCACGAGCGCTTCCTGGACCGCTGCGAGGACCTAAAGAGTGGG atgcaactgcagctggagcagatCACCTCCAGAGGAGAGGCTCGCCTGGAGAAGCTGTGGCAGGAGTATCAGGCTGTGCTGGCCGGCTACTGCCAGCACATCGAGGGCTTTTACTCGGAGTACGTGGACCTGAAGCAGCGGGACGAGGAGGCAGCGCTCCAGATCAGCCAGCAGACCCACGAGATCGAGCACCTGGTGGACCAGCTGGCCAATTTGCGTCTGGTCTCCGAGGAGTTCTACCTCAAGCAGCAGGGCCAACTGGAGCAGCGGCAGGCCATCAAGCAGCAGTTGACCGAGCGCCTGCGGGAGCTGCGCACCTGTGTGGAGCAGGAGGTGTCCAGCGATCACCAGTTGTTCAAGCTCATGTCCGTGGAGAGCTACCACGCCTTGGAGTTCCTGCAGGAAACTGTGGCCAAGGGCGAGACGCTCGCCCAGCTGTCTGCGGTCTGTGCCAAGATGGAAACCCAGCGGGAGCGGATGTTTCAGCTGCCGGAAATTTCCAGGGAGATTATCGAGATTCGAGATATACAGGAACCGGGTGATGGTTCCTTGGCTGATCCAGCCACCGATCTTCTCAAG GACGAGGTGGCTGTGGTGCCCCAGATGGAGTCCTTCTGGCGACGGGTGAACAACGTGGCCGTGGACGTGGCCTGCCTGAAGCAACAGAAGCGTCGCCTGGAGGCGGAGAACAGCCAGCTGAAGGCGCAGCTGCAGGATTACCTCGTCAATCTGAACATTGCCCACGGCTCCAACAGCCACGTCCACGCATATCTGGCCCGGCGGCCCAAGAGCATGTCCGTGGACCGAGTGTCGCGCCTGCAGCTCCAGCCCAAGCTGGTGAAGAGTGCCCAGCCGACTGGTCGTCGTCGCCCACCGGCgcccactccacccactccgcccaccTTCCACTTGCATCCGGGACGCAGCCGGGCGCCTGCCTTCGAGGCCAACCTCTCCAACGTGGTGCGCTCGAGGACTTTGGCCAGGGGCAAAATGAACCTGGCTAGAATGGAATAA
- the LOC122614783 gene encoding uncharacterized protein LOC122614783, with the protein MVNFVCHWTFLVLLAAAKAQDSEETSAVVTSTGDLTEEQCSTSRDGCCSELYIGEEEELTKCFVIHSTKLPADGDTDVGKTLRFLSCFVECIYKQKKYIGKSDTINMKMVKLDAEKTYADRPKEKDYHIAMFDHCRKDAVGVYNLLKASPGAKVLLKGACRPYLLMVFMCISDYHQKKECPYFRWEGTAKAGTKDLCENAKAECYQIDGITLPTKSPA; encoded by the exons ATGGTCAACTTTGTTTGTCATTGGACGTTTTTAGTTCTGCTGGCCGCTGCGAAGGCGCAGGATAGTGAGGAAACTTCAGCGGTGGTCACATCCACAGGTGACTTGACTGAGGAGCAGTGCAGCACATCG AGGGATGGCTGCTGTTCCGAGCTTTATATAGGCGAAGAGGAGGAGCTGACCAAGTGCTTCGTCATACACTCCACCAAACTGCCAGCGGATGGGGACACTGACGTCGGCAAGACCCTGCGGTTTCTATCG TGCTTCGTGGAGTGCATTTACAAGCAAAAGAAGTACATTGGCAAGAGCGACACCATCAACATGAAGATGGTCAAGCTGGACGCAGAGAAGACCTATGCGGATCGGCCCAAGGAGAAGGACTATCACATTGCCATGTTCGACCACTGCCGAAAGGATGCCGTCGGGGTCTACAACCTACTGAAGGCCAGTCCTGGGGCCAAGGTGCTGCTGAAGGGAGCCTGTCGTCCCTACCTGCTGATGGTGTTCATGTGCATCAGCGACTACCACCAGAAGAAGGAGTGTCCCTACTTCCGCTGGGAGGGCACTGCGAAGGCGGGAACCAAGGATCTGTGCGAAAATGCCAAGGCCGAGTGCTATCAGATAGATGGCATTACACTGCCCACAAAGAGTCCTGCCTAA
- the LOC122612938 gene encoding uncharacterized protein LOC122612938, protein MLRTGYVICVVLSLLWNGLLAIRVHCRHTERVHEENIHHCCKHPDGHNDVTEMCAKQTNFRLPNPSEEAIEDVTVDQAMLGTCWAKCVFDHYNLMENNTLDMVKVHSYYKRYHKTDPEYETEMLSAYQKCHSKAEDATDQFLSLPIIRAFSTAKFCKPTSSIIMSCVIYNFFHNCPANRWSNTTECVETLAFAKKCKDVLTTM, encoded by the exons ATGCTGAGAACTGGCTACGTGATTTGTGTGGTTCTATCACTGCTCTGG AATGGACTCCTAGCTATCCGAGTTCACTGCCGGCACACGGAGCGCGTCCACGAGGAGAACATCCACCACTGCTGCAAGCATCCCGATGGCCACAACGACGTCACCGAAATGTGCGCCAAGCAGACCAACTTCCGACTGCCCAATCCCAGCGAGGAGGCCATCGAGGACGTGACGGTGGACCAGGCGATGCTGGGCACCTGCTGGGCCAAGTGCGTCTTCGATCACTACAACCTGATGGAGAACAACACGCTGGACATGGTCAAGGTGCACTCGTACTACAAGCGCTACCACAAAACCGATCCGGAGTACGAGACTGAAATGCTGAGTGCCTACCAGAAGTGCCACTCCAAAG CTGAAGATGCCACCGATCAGTTCCTGTCACTGCCCATCATCAGGGCCTTCTCCACCGCCAAGTTCTGTAAGCCGACCTCCAGCATCATCATGTCCTGCGTCATCTACAACTTCTTCCACAATTGTCCTGCCAATCGCTGGTCCAACACCACCGAGTGCGTGGAAACCCTGGCCTTTGCCAAGAAGTGCAAGGATGTGCTGACCACAATGTGA